One Acaryochloris marina S15 DNA segment encodes these proteins:
- a CDS encoding tetratricopeptide repeat protein has translation MGAYSKTALIVSIILGIAGTGLFTQSQSKSVKISLSSDPVQKLLEEGKEQAKQGNYQKAIYHYNQALQENPQYLTAFIYRGIAYHDLGEYQVAIKDFNHALRINPDHPIALYNRGESRSDIGDFDGPLLI, from the coding sequence ATGGGAGCTTATTCGAAAACTGCTTTAATTGTCAGCATTATTCTCGGAATAGCAGGAACTGGTCTATTTACTCAATCGCAATCTAAATCAGTTAAAATCTCACTTTCTTCAGACCCTGTTCAAAAATTATTAGAAGAAGGAAAAGAGCAAGCGAAGCAGGGAAACTATCAAAAAGCTATTTACCATTATAATCAAGCCCTTCAAGAAAATCCTCAATATCTAACAGCATTTATTTATAGAGGAATTGCCTATCATGATTTAGGTGAATATCAAGTTGCGATTAAAGACTTCAATCATGCTTTAAGAATTAATCCAGATCACCCGATTGCACTATACAACCGAGGAGAATCACGCTCTGATATAGGCGATTTCGACGGGCCATTATTGATTTAA
- a CDS encoding tetratricopeptide repeat protein produces the protein MFSSRPTQWILSTTFLVSSLALVGCQSIQARPNSDSSQTNPAAILQPGKNQSQDYLMTGIQKAFTEDYVGAIEAYDLAIQLTTSNSEVYYNRGVAYFSIGQTDNAIKDFNRAIELTPTMAEAYGNRGTIRLLMNDRQDALSDFQTAAQLFDAQEDHTSANMMRGLIEQNKTQPL, from the coding sequence ATGTTTTCTAGCCGTCCCACTCAATGGATTCTTAGCACTACTTTCCTCGTAAGCAGCCTGGCCCTAGTTGGTTGCCAATCTATTCAGGCTAGACCTAATAGTGATTCTTCTCAAACAAATCCTGCGGCAATCCTCCAGCCTGGGAAAAATCAATCCCAAGATTACCTGATGACAGGGATTCAAAAAGCCTTTACCGAAGACTATGTGGGTGCGATTGAAGCCTATGATCTAGCGATTCAATTAACAACCTCGAATTCGGAAGTTTATTACAATCGTGGTGTTGCGTATTTCTCAATTGGTCAGACTGACAATGCGATCAAGGATTTTAACCGTGCCATCGAACTAACTCCCACTATGGCTGAAGCTTATGGCAATCGCGGTACGATTCGTCTGCTGATGAATGATCGTCAAGATGCCTTATCTGATTTCCAGACAGCTGCTCAGTTATTTGACGCACAAGAAGATCATACCTCTGCAAACATGATGCGTGGGTTGATTGAGCAAAACAAGACTCAGCCCTTATAG
- a CDS encoding diguanylate cyclase domain-containing protein, with protein sequence MHIPEETEVKHVVARLQKILLEELEKHQWPVTFSMGVLIFEYPPSSVDELIQSADQLMYEAKDAGKNAVAYSNTNPGLFHSHRAVDMVGSQPQYPEPPECLKLLLSKPFAICLTIVALEGEDTLNRYV encoded by the coding sequence CTGCACATACCTGAAGAGACAGAAGTCAAGCATGTAGTTGCCAGATTGCAGAAAATTTTACTTGAAGAACTGGAAAAGCATCAGTGGCCTGTCACCTTCAGCATGGGAGTATTAATCTTTGAATATCCCCCCAGTTCTGTTGATGAGCTGATTCAATCTGCCGATCAACTCATGTATGAAGCCAAAGATGCGGGCAAAAACGCGGTCGCCTATTCAAATACTAACCCAGGGCTGTTTCATTCTCATAGAGCCGTTGATATGGTAGGGAGTCAGCCCCAATATCCTGAGCCTCCCGAATGCCTGAAATTGCTATTGTCGAAGCCTTTTGCGATCTGCCTGACAATCGTCGCGCTAGAGGGCGAAGACACACTCAATCGTTATGTTTAG
- the groL gene encoding chaperonin GroEL (60 kDa chaperone family; promotes refolding of misfolded polypeptides especially under stressful conditions; forms two stacked rings of heptamers to form a barrel-shaped 14mer; ends can be capped by GroES; misfolded proteins enter the barrel where they are refolded when GroES binds) has translation MAKSILYDIDARQALEQGINLLAKAVAVTLGPRGRNVVLGSEFGAPQIVNDGITIAKGIELENHLANTGVSLLRQVAAKTNDIAGDGTTTAIVLSHAMVKEGLRNVAAGANPISIRRGIDKATHFILDQIVEHALPVKDSTAITQVATIAAGNDEIVGQMIAEAMAKVGQKGVITLEEGKSMHTEIEITEGMQFDKGYISPYFVTDAERMEVILEDTYILLADKKITLAQELLPILGKVAQTGKPFLIIAEDIEKAALATLVLNRLRGIINVSAVKSPGFGDRRNDLLADMAVLTGGQVISEDVGLTLENTTLEMLGQARRVTITKDNTTLVAEGNEISVKARCEQIYRQIEETESSFEKEKLQERLAKLTGGVAVLKVGAATETEMKDRKLKLEDAINATKAAIEEGIVPGGGTTLAHLAPQLEEWSAEHLVGDELIGAMILTRSLSAPLRQIVENAGRNGSVIAERIKDLAFNTGYDAITGQFVDMFAAGIVDPAKVTRAALRNAASIAGMVLTTECIIAEQPEPKTKNLAHTGGEDGSFSY, from the coding sequence ATGGCTAAGTCAATTCTGTATGATATTGATGCTCGTCAGGCCCTAGAGCAAGGAATTAACCTACTTGCTAAGGCTGTTGCGGTGACATTAGGGCCAAGAGGGCGCAATGTCGTTCTAGGGAGTGAATTTGGTGCCCCTCAAATTGTCAATGATGGCATCACCATTGCCAAGGGAATTGAACTGGAGAACCATCTAGCCAATACCGGGGTTTCATTATTACGCCAAGTTGCAGCCAAAACTAATGATATTGCAGGGGATGGCACCACTACAGCAATTGTTTTAAGCCATGCCATGGTCAAAGAAGGGTTGCGGAATGTTGCCGCTGGTGCCAATCCGATCTCAATCCGGCGAGGTATCGACAAAGCCACCCATTTTATCTTGGATCAAATTGTAGAGCATGCTCTGCCAGTGAAAGACTCCACCGCTATCACGCAAGTAGCAACCATTGCAGCAGGAAACGATGAAATCGTTGGTCAAATGATTGCAGAAGCGATGGCCAAAGTGGGTCAGAAAGGGGTAATTACCTTAGAAGAAGGTAAGTCGATGCATACTGAAATCGAAATTACTGAGGGAATGCAGTTTGACAAGGGCTATATCTCACCCTACTTCGTCACAGATGCCGAACGGATGGAGGTCATCTTAGAGGATACCTACATTCTATTAGCAGATAAAAAGATCACGTTGGCCCAAGAGCTACTTCCGATTTTGGGGAAAGTTGCTCAGACGGGCAAACCCTTCTTAATCATTGCTGAAGACATCGAAAAGGCAGCCCTGGCAACACTGGTTCTTAATCGGCTACGGGGAATTATCAATGTATCTGCAGTCAAGTCTCCCGGATTCGGTGATCGCCGCAATGATCTATTGGCTGATATGGCAGTGTTAACCGGAGGCCAGGTAATCAGCGAAGATGTAGGTCTGACGCTAGAAAACACTACGCTGGAGATGTTGGGGCAGGCACGACGGGTAACAATCACAAAAGATAATACTACCCTCGTTGCCGAAGGGAATGAGATCAGTGTTAAAGCCCGGTGTGAACAGATTTATCGTCAGATCGAGGAAACAGAATCTTCCTTTGAAAAAGAGAAACTGCAAGAACGCCTAGCAAAACTCACTGGGGGAGTAGCTGTACTCAAGGTCGGAGCTGCTACAGAAACAGAGATGAAGGATCGCAAGTTAAAACTGGAAGACGCAATTAACGCCACAAAAGCGGCGATTGAGGAAGGGATTGTTCCTGGTGGCGGGACAACTCTAGCCCATCTCGCACCTCAACTAGAGGAATGGTCTGCTGAGCATTTAGTTGGAGATGAACTCATTGGGGCAATGATTTTAACTCGCTCTCTCTCAGCTCCTCTAAGGCAGATTGTGGAGAATGCGGGTCGAAATGGCTCGGTGATTGCAGAACGTATCAAGGATCTGGCCTTCAATACTGGTTATGACGCTATAACAGGCCAGTTTGTAGATATGTTTGCAGCGGGAATTGTAGATCCTGCTAAGGTGACTCGTGCTGCGTTGCGAAATGCAGCTTCAATTGCCGGGATGGTACTGACAACTGAGTGCATCATAGCGGAGCAACCTGAGCCAAAAACAAAAAACTTGGCACATACAGGTGGAGAAGATGGAAGCTTTAGCTACTAA
- a CDS encoding tetratricopeptide repeat protein, whose product MALMDLNQAIRFQPDYADAYYNRGRTYAAMQNASQAISNYTKAIKLNAELAEAYGNRGLIKAQTGDKNGGLVDLQHAADLFQKQGDLGNYQHTVLRIQQIKQN is encoded by the coding sequence ATGGCATTGATGGATCTAAATCAAGCCATCCGCTTTCAGCCAGATTATGCTGATGCATATTATAACCGTGGGAGAACTTATGCAGCAATGCAAAACGCTTCCCAAGCGATTTCGAATTATACAAAAGCTATAAAGCTAAATGCAGAATTAGCTGAGGCATACGGAAATAGAGGTCTGATTAAAGCCCAAACTGGGGATAAAAATGGTGGATTAGTTGATTTACAGCACGCGGCTGATCTTTTCCAGAAGCAAGGAGATTTGGGAAATTATCAGCATACGGTATTGAGGATTCAACAAATAAAGCAAAATTAA
- a CDS encoding phosphate-starvation-inducible PsiE family protein yields the protein MNSIRRLLHTIVKALSDNSFVKGLKRLEGAVAKILTLGLILVISFALLDLGNSLFRELITKPYGFFNSMILGIFGLFLNILIALELLENTKAYLDHQGVQVQLVIATALIAMARKLIIFDFAKSSGLDLAGLATAIFSLSISYWLVRQLKKQVE from the coding sequence ATGAACAGTATACGTCGACTATTGCATACTATTGTCAAAGCGTTGAGCGATAATTCCTTTGTGAAAGGATTGAAACGGCTTGAAGGTGCTGTCGCCAAGATTTTGACTTTAGGATTGATTCTAGTCATTTCATTCGCTTTACTGGATCTGGGGAATAGCTTGTTTCGTGAGTTAATTACAAAACCCTATGGATTTTTTAATTCAATGATACTAGGTATATTTGGCCTTTTCCTCAATATTTTAATTGCTTTAGAATTATTAGAGAATACCAAGGCATATCTAGATCATCAGGGTGTGCAAGTACAGTTAGTGATTGCAACTGCCTTAATTGCGATGGCTCGTAAGTTGATTATTTTTGATTTTGCTAAATCTTCGGGATTAGATCTAGCAGGACTCGCCACAGCCATCTTCTCATTATCTATTAGTTATTGGCTTGTTCGTCAACTCAAAAAGCAAGTCGAGTAA